The region ATTGAAATCAATCGCAAAACAGATTGTTAGTGTTGATAAGGTGGCGATCTGCTGGGCGATGGGTGTTACACAGCACCAGCTTGGCAGTGATACAAGTACGGCTATTTCCAACTTGCTGCTCGTTACCGGCAACTATATGCGGAACGGCACCGGGGCATATCCATTACGCGGACATAATAATGTCCAGGGTTGCAGTGATTTTGGCAGCATGCCAGACTTTTTCCCCGGATATGAAAAAGTGGCAAATGATGATGTAAGGAAACGCTACGAAGATGCCTGGGGTGTGGAGATACCTGATGAGCCGGGCAAAGACAACCATGAAATGATTGAAGCGATTCATGCAGGTGAACTTAATTCGCTTTATGTACTTGGTGAAGATACAGGGGTTGTTGATGCGAATATTAATTATGTCCGGGCAGCTTTTGAACAATTAGATTTCTTTGTTGTTCAGGATTTATTCTTAACGAAAACAGCCCAATATGCGGATGTTATTTTACCGGCTGTTCCAAGTCTGGAAAAAGAAGGAACGTTTACCAATACGGAGCGCCGCATCCAGCGTTTATACAAGGCACTTGATGCTGTTGGTGATTCCCGACCGGACTGGGAAATTATTATGGAACTGGCCGGACGTCTTGGCCATGAATGGGGATATGAAAGTCCATCCGATATTATGGATGAAGCGGCCTCATTGGCACCATTATTTGCTGGAGTCAGCTATGACCTTCTGACTGATTACAATAGTCTGCAGTGGCCGGTGGCAGCGGATGGAACGGATACACCATTGTTGTATGTGGACGGTTTTCCATTCGATGATAAAAAAGCACGCTTGTACCCGCTGGAATTTGATTTGCGGTATGAAACGGATGATGAATATGACCTGCATGTGAATAATGGCCGGGTTCTGGAGCACTTCCATGAAGGTAACATGACGTATAAATCAAAGGCTATTTCGAGTAAGATGCCGAATGCGTTCATTGAGATTTCACCTGAATTGGCGGAGGAGCGTGGTGTCCGGGAAGGTGCTGAAATAAAACTGATCTCCCATACCGGTGAGGTGACCGGGCTAGTACACGTGACCGACCGTGTTAGCGGAAAAGAAGTGTATTTGCCATTAAATGATAACGGCAAAACCGCAGTAAATTTTTTAACGGATAACAATGTTGATAAAGACACGAATACACCGGCATATAAGGAAATCAAGGTAAAAATGAAAGTTCTTAAGAAAAAAGGAAAAAGTCCATTACCGCCGAATAATTACCGCAGAGGAAACCGGCAGCCTCAGATTAGTGTGAATGTTGAGGAAAAGTGGAACCGGAGAGACTATATTTTCCCGGAAAGCAAGGTGAAACATAATGGCTGAGCCGATTTCAAATGTTAAGAAGATGGAGATTCCAAAAGAAAAAATACAGCAGGACAACCTGGAAGAAGTAATAGAAGCGGTCAGCGAAAATAAGGAAGCTATTTTAAAAGGAATTGACTTTTTGAACACACTGAATAACAACGGAATGCTCGACATGAGTCATGCACTTGTAAAGCATAAAGAAGATGCGCTTGAGAATGTGATGAACGAGTTAAACAAATCGCAATATGCAAAAGTGCTGGAAAATATTATGCAGCTCGTATTTCTCGCCGGTGAACTCAGAGTGGACGATATGAAATATTTTGCTGGACGGTTGAATGATGGGATGGAGGCAGCCGGAAATCAGGAGCAGAACGATAAAACATCATATTTTGACCTGATGAAGGCGCTGAAAGACCCGGAAATAAACCGAAGTATCACCATGCTTCTGGCATTTTTGAAAGGAATGGGAAAAGAATAACTATGATGAGCGGACCCTGGGTGCACGGTTGTGTACCCGGGGTTTTTTCTTTACGATAATAACTTTCCTGAAAATATAAGCGGAAGCATTGATTGAAAGAGCCCAAAAGTCAGCGGATTGCATCAATCATCAACCGCACAGGCGGAACATCAACCGCATGAGCGGAACATCAACCGTATAAGCGGAACATCAACCGCACGAGCGAAACATCAACCGTATAAGCGAAACATCAACCGCACGAGCGGAACATCAACCGTATAAGCGAAACATCAACTCAAACCGTTCTGAATGCGGCACTGCTCACATTTTTTACCAATTAACAGTAATTCTGCAATAAAAATTATATTTCAAAAATTATTACTTGTTAAAATCAGAATAGTGGAATAAACTTGTACTATCACCTTATGATTTTTCATAATTTTAAAAAGGGCGTTTTTCAACTAGAGATAGACATCGCCCGTAAATTTTACAGGGGAGGTAGAGAAAATTGAATGGTGTATTAGTAGCGATTATCGGTTTAGTTGTGTTTGCCTTAGGTTACCGATATTATTCAAAATTTGTCGCGGAAAAAATATTCCGGCTTGACCCGGATTACGTTACGCCGGCGCACAAGTATAAGGATGGCGTTGACTTTGTTCCAACAAATAAGTTTGTGTTATGGGGTCACCATTTTTCATCTGTTGCGGGTGCAGCACCAATTGTCGGACCGGCAATTGCGGTATACTGGGGCTGGCTGCCGGCACTTCTATGGGTCCTGCTGGGAACTGTATTTGCGGCGGGGGTACACGACTTTGGCACACTCGTATTATCAGTAAGGAACAAGGGACAGTCTGTGGGGACGTTAGCTAACCGACTAATCGGTCAGCGGGCAAAGGTCTTATTCCTATTTATTATTCTCATTCTGGTGTTAATGGTAAACGCGGTATTTGCCTGGGTTATTGCCAACTTATTTATTTCATTCCCGGCAAGTGTTTTATCGATTTTTATTCAGATTCCGCTTGCAGTATGGATTGGCTATGCTGTATATAAACGTCAGAAAAAAATGCTCGTTCCATCAATAATTGCACTTTTTGTGATGTATTTTACGGCTGTTATCGCTGCAAAAGTGGAATGGCTGCAAATTGACCTGGTGAGATACATGGGGGGAGAAGATGGTACCGGACTATTTGGTCTTGGAGCTGTATCAACTGCGTTTTTAATCTGGATTATTATTCTGATGGTCTATGTTTATATTGCATCAACACTGCCGGTTTGGAAACTGCTCCAGCCGCGTGATTTTATCAATTCACACCAGCTTAGTGTTGGTCTGCTGATGCTTTATCTTGGGTTATTATTCACTAATCCCGACATTACAGCTCCGCTTACACATACGGATACAGAGGTATCGTGGTTTCCACTTCTGTTTATTACCATTGCGTGTGGTGCGATTTCCGGTTTCCATGGACTTGTTTCCAGTGGAACATCCTCCAAACAATTGAATAAGGAAACCGATGCAAGATTGGTAGGTTATTTCGGTGCAGTTGGGGAAGGATCCCTGGCACTGGTATCGATTTTAGCTGTTGTTACATTTTTTCCAAGTGCCGATGAATTTTTGAACACGTACAGCAGTTTCACCGCAGCAAGCAGTGCAGGACTTAATGTATTCGTGGAAGCAGCAGGACAACTCGCAACCGGGCTATTTATCCCGGCAGACGTGGCAAGAACAATTGTATCAGTAATTGTTATCAGTTTTGCTGCAACGTCACTTGATACATCAGTTCGACTGATGCGCTATATCATTTCGGAACTTGGGATTGAATATAAGGCTCCAGCATTGACGAAAAAACATGTTGCCACTTCCATCGCTGTTGTAACCAGTGCCATGCTGGTACTTATTCCCGAGGGTCCAAAAGGCTTCGGCTCCGGCGGGTATCTGTTGTGGCCGTTGTTTGGGACATCGAATCAGCTGCTCGCAGCCATCAGTTTATTGCTCATTACCATTTGGCTGAAAAAACAGGGCAGAAACTATATGATAACCTTAATCCCGATGGTCTTTGTCATGATTGTTACATTATGGGCCATGTTCCAGCAGGTTATCCTGCAATGGTCCTGGTTTGGTACTGAATCAAACACGTTATTGTTTGTATTAGGAGCCATTATCTTTGTGTTTGCGGTATGGATTATTTTGACCGCTTTCCAAACACTTGCCAGCAGTAAAGATAATCCGATTGATAAGGGACAATAAATCAGATATCATTAAAAGAAAGGGGTCATTGTGACGAATGATCCCTTTCTATTATCCTGCCGGGAGGTGAATGTATGCTGGATAAAATGAAAAAATTAATTGAGTTTTATGAAGAAGTGATCAGTATGCCACACCGAACTGAAATTGCACGGGAATTAAGAGATGAAGATGACTTATTTTTGCTGCTGCTTTATTCAGAAATGATCGGAATCCCGAACCCGGTGTATTACTATACGCTGGAACTGTATCCATATATGATTGAACGGTTCCATGACTGGCATTTGCGGATGGGAATGGAGAAATCACCAATGAGCGGAATCCGCTGCTGCTGATCCACTAGATAGAAGGAGTCTTATTATGGAAGTTCTTAATAAAAAAATCATTTTTGTCGGCGGTAAAGGCGGGGTGGGGAAATCCACTTCGGCTGCTGCTATTGCCTGGAATGCTGCACGCAGCGGAGAGAAAACATTGTTGATTTCAACAGACCCTGCACATAATTTAGGGGATATTTTCAGCCGGCCAATCGGTGGAAATACAACAAATATTGCAGAAAATCTGTCCGCTATTGAAATTGATCCTGAAATCGAAACGGAGAATTATATAAAAGGTGTTAAAGAGAATCTGAATGGGCTTGTACAGTCAAGCATGGTCGAAGAGGTGCACAGGCAGCTTGATACAGCTAAAGCTTCTCCTGGTGCGGATGAAGCAGCGCTCTTTGATAAACTGATTTCAATTATTTTGGAGGAAAGTGAGCACTATGACAAGCTGGTGTTTGATACCGCACCAACCGGACACACAATCAGATTGCTGTCGCTGCCGGAATTGATGGGTGTCTGGATTGAAGGAATGCTGCAAAAACGCCAGAAAACAAATGAAAATTACACCCAGTTGCTCAATGATGGGGAACCGATTGAAGACCCGATTTATGATGTGCTGAAAGAACGGCAGGAACGCTTTTCAGAGGCGAGAGAGTATTTGCTCAATGGCTCCAAAACCGGATTTGTATTTGTGATGAATCCGGAACGCTTGCCCATATTGGAAACGGAAAAAGCAATCGAATTACTTGATAAGTATCATCTGCATGTTAAAACACTGATAATCAATAAGGTACTTCCCGATGATGCGGATGGAGAGTTTATTATGCAGCGGAAGGCTTATGAAACGCAGTATATGGATTTAATCGAAAAAACGTTTACCAAACAGGAATTAATTTATGTTCCATTTTTCTCTTATGATATTACCAGTAAACAACAGTTGGAAAAGTTCAGCGGCTATTTCAGTGCGAAGAATTAAATATGTTTCGGGCATATTGATTATGAAAGGATGTTGGTAATGAAAGCTTTTGTACATGAACAAGGTGAATTACGCTTGAAAAATGTGGACGAGCCATTTGCTGACCATGGATTGGTGACAGTTGCTATTCGGTCGGCAGGGTTGAATCGACGGGATCTGTCTATTCCAAAGCGCCGCGGATCTGCTGCTGATGTATTAATTCTCGGGTCAGATGGCGCCGGGGTAATTGAATCTGTTGGAGAAGGTGTTTCAGAGGTGTCCGCCGGGGATGAAGTAGTGATTAATCCAGCATTACGATGGCAGGAGAACAGTGATGCACCGCCGGAAGGTTTTAGTATTTTTGACGGTACATTTGCTGAAAAGATTGTCCTGCCAGCAGATCAGGTGGAAAAAAAGCCGGAACATCTTTCGTGGGACGAGGCAGGTATTCTGGCATTGTCTGCACTAACGGGGTTTCGTGCCTTATTCACGAAAGGTAATGTGAAGGAAGGGGATACGGTCTTTATTCCAGGTGCGGGCAGCGGTGTTGCCACCTATTTGATACAATTTGCCAAAAATGCTGGTGCCAAGGTTATTGTTTCCTCCAGGAGCGCAAAGAAAAGAGAGCAGGCACAGGAACTTGGTGCTGATATCGTCGTGGACACGAACAGTGACTGGCAAGAAGAGCTGAAGAATGAAATAGTTGATTTGGTGATTGAGAGTGTCGGACGTGCAACGTTCAACAGATCATTGGAAGTGCTGAAAAAGGGTGGACGTATGGTAGTATTCGGAGCAACTACAGAAGATACTGTCGACTTGGATTTGCGTGCGTTTTTCTACGGTCAGTACCAGCTCTTTGGCTCTACGATGGGAAGCAGGCAGGAACTAAAGGCGATGCTGGACCACGTTAATAAGCACCAGGTCAGGCCGGTTTTAGATCGTACTTTTACCTTGGATGAAGCACAGCAGGCAATGGACTATCTGGGCGAAGGAAAACAATTTGGAAATGTTGCGCTGCGTATAAGTGAATAAGCAAAAATGAGGCTGTCTGATACAGTCTCTTTTGGTAACGTTAGAAAGTATAAATTAAGGTTGACCTTATCGGCATTCGCTATAAGACGAGGCGAATGCCAAGGTTTTCTAATTTCCAACAGCATTACCTCTTTCTTTTGTCCACTCACATTGTACAGTACTCATCCTGATACCTGTTTAATTGTTTGAGCAAAAAGTCCATCGCCTTCCAGCCATTCAGCCAGGAACACATCACCAAAGTTATCAATTCCCTGATTTTTCAGCTCACTTTTCAACCAGTCTAAGTTTTTTCCGATATCTGCCAGTTCATCATGCAGTAATTCTCCATCGCGAATTAGCGTTACCGGAACATACACCGGTTTTGGAGGCATTTGCATATCTTCCTGTTGTACTTTCTGCTTCGGTGTTTTTTTCAGGATACTGATTGATCCGTTTGCTTCAAGATAGCAATACGCGACTTCACGGATTGAGAAAGTTTCAGATTGGCGCAGCAGACTCTGAAGCTGGTTAATATTCATGCGGTTCTTTTTTAACTGGTCACGATTAATAATTCCATTGTGAATCAGGACCGATGGTTTACCTTCAGATACTTTTCGAAACAGCAGAAATTTCTGACTAAAAACTTCGACAGTTAAGATCATGATTGCCCATAATGTCATGGAAAAGATAATATATTCGACCCCAATTTTCTTATCGTACAGCGCATTCCCCAGGAGTTCACTCAGAACAATTGCCGCGATGAAGGTAAACGGTGTAATCTGTTCGATAATTTTTTTCCCAATTATTTTAACTAAAATAAACAGCAAGACAAATCCGGTAATCAGTTCCATTGCCAACACGACAAAACTCATATGTTAGACACCCCAATGCAGTAATCTGTTATCATGATTGACAATACAAACGGGTTTCAATCATTGCGAAAAACTGGCTTCGTCATTACAAACCGGCATCCATTTATGGAAGTTCTCATGAAACAGCGGATGGCGGAAGGGGACCCCCCTAATATGGGTAAACACAATATGATCAAAACAACGCCTATCGCAAACATAAAACGGGAAGCCAACTTTGCTGCATAGAAAAACTCCCAGTCATGTATGCTTAAGTAATACATGAATGCGGGAGTTTGCATCTATCGTAAATATTTCTCAATCATGTTAATTGTCTCTGCCATGCGCTGACTGTTTCTCTCATACATTTCTTTCACCTGTTGATTTTCGGTTGCTAACGAAAATAACTCCAAATCGGCCTGACATTTTTTCATGGAAGCTAGCAGCAATGGTTTCTCTGATGGACTTGGAACGTTAATCATGTCATCGTACAAGTCAACGGTTAACTGTCCGGACGAATCCACTTGCCCAAGAAAAACATTTTCGATGCTTACATTCAATTTTTCCAGTTCGGTTTCCAGCCAGTTTGTGTTCAATGAAGCATTTGTTAATGGCTCCATTAATGCTTTTCCATCCATAATAACTGTCTGCGGTTCTTTCTCAGGGGCAGGTTTCAGACCAAGATCCTTATTGGTTACCGGTTGATGTTCCTTTTTGGGCAGTACATTCAATTTTCCGGTTGGCTCCAGTATGGCAAACTCGACATCGGCTGCTCTGAAAAAATTGTTATCGCGTAATTCTTCAAGTAAGTCATCAGTCGAGAAACGTTCTTTTTTAAGGTTATCTTCCATGATTTTGCCATTTTGAATAAAAACGGTACCTTTGTTCTGGGTGAAATCGCGGACTCGCTTGCTTTTTAATGATAATAATTCCACCCCGAAAGGCACGAGGAACCAAACCAATAATGCAATAAAGGCATACTCAAATTGTGTGTTCAGGTCTGTGGCATGTGTTGCGACGATGCTGCCGATTACAATGCCTGTAATATATTGAAAAATATCCAGTTGTGACATTTGCTTTTTCCCAAGCATTTTCGTAATAAAAAACAGTGCCACTAAAAGACTTAATGAGCGGATGATAACCTCAAGCCAGCCTGGCATACTGATCATTCCTTTTCTATGTTAGCTTTTATATTGCGGTTCTTCCTGTGAAAGGTATATAATCTGATTTTCCAGATCTGATTTTACATCCTCCATAGTGGTACGGGCCTTATCAAATGCTTCCCTGGCTTCCGGGTCACTTGATTTACCTTTCAAACTCATCAAGGTTGCCTCGGCGCTTTTGATGGATGCATAACAAGCTTTTACTTGTGAACCTACAGTCATATTATATCTATCCTTTCGGTCGAAAGATGATTGCTGCAACCATTCCAAAAATGATTGCAGAAGAGATGCCTGCACTGGTTATCTCAAACATTCCAGTGATGATACCTACCAAATCATGTTTTTCAGCCTCGGCAATTGCTCCATGTACCAATGAATTACCAAAATTCGTAATTGGTACGGTTGCCCCTGCACCGGCAAAATCAATGAGCGGCTCATACAGACCCAATGCGTCTAGAATTGCCCCGGCCACTACAAGAATACTGAGTGTGAGACCGGGATTAAATTTAAAAACATCAAACATGATTTGGCCGATTACACAAATGAGACCGCCAACAACAAATGCCCAGAAAAAAATCATTGTACATCACTTCCTGACTCGATTGACACTGCATGCGCAATGCACGGAATCGTGTCTTTTTGCTGAACGGTCAGCGGTGAATGGAGTGAACCTGTAGCAACAACAAGAATCCGATTCAGTTCATTTCGCTTCATTTTATTCAGGAAATGCCCATAAACAGTGACTGCCGAGCAGGCAGCACCGCTTCCTCCAGCAAGTACCGGTTGTCCTTCACGATATATTGTCAGACCACAGTCTTTATAATTTTCTTCGGTTACAGCAATGTCCCTTTTTTGCAGCATATCGAGCGAGACCTCGTGACCGATATGTCCGAGGTCTCCAGTTATGATTGCATCATAGTAGGAGGCGTCGACATTCCGTTCCCGCAAATGTGTTTCAATCGTATCGACAGCAGCAGGTGCCATCGCTCCCCCCATATTAAATGGATCGGACATGCCCATATCGACAACCTTTCCGATTGTTGCTGATGTAACCTGTGGACCGTCTCCCTCCTTTGCAACGAGTGCACACCCGGCACCGGTTACTGTCCATTGTGCTGTCGGGGGTTTTTGCCCGCCATATTCAGTAGGGTAGCGGAATTGCTTTTCGGTGGCGGCGTTATGACTCGAGCACCCGCTCAAAATATAGTCCGCTCCATCAGCGTTGATAATAAATGCTGACAGGGCCAGGCTTTCCATCGATGTAGCACACGCACTGAACAGTCCGAAGTACGGAAGATTCATCGTTTTGGCCGCAAAGCTCGTCGGCGTAATCTGGTTAATCAGATCTCCGCTGATAAAAAACTTTACCTGCTCCTTTTCAATTGGACTATTTTTTACAGCGTACTGACAGGCTTCTTCCATCATGAGCTGATTTGCTTTTTCAAAGGATGACTGGTTGAGCCATATATTATCATGCAGGAGGTCGATATCTTTGGGAATATTGCCTTCTGCTTCAAACGGTCCGGCAACTGTTCCAGTTGAAAGGATGACCGGTTTTTTGTCAAAAATCCATGTTCGGTGTCCGGTTAGCATTATAATCCACCCCATGTAATGAGAATCAATTTGATTAATGAAATTACAAAAGCTGCGAATACCCCAAACAAAATGACAGATCCGGCTAATTTAAACATATTACCGCCGACACCTAATACAAACCCCTCGGTTCGGTGTTCGATGGCCGCGGAAATTACTGCGTTGCCAAATCCGGTAACTGGAACCGCCGAGCCCGCCCCGGCAAACTGTCCGATTCGGTCGTAAACTCCAAATCCGGTTAAAAACATCGTAATAAATATTAATGTTGCCACTGTGGGATTACCGACTGTCTGCTCTGTAAAATTAAAATAATAGATGTAAAGGGTTGAAATAATCTGGCCGATAAAACAAATGAACCCGCCGACAAAAAAAGCTTTGACACAATTTTTCAAAAGTGGGCGTTTCGTTTCCCGGTCATTTTGAAATGACTGATATTTTTGCGCGGCAGGCGGTAAATTTTTCTTTTTCTTATCTGCCATATCCCGATCACTCTTTCTGTTATGTTTGTTCATGCATTAAGTTTGTAAGATGGTTAATTTCCTTTTTTAGTTTCTTTTTGCTTATTTTATTGGAATCAATCGCTTTTTCAAGGCGGTTCAGCTCAATAACCGCTTTTTTGTCTGTTGACACTTCAACCTTTCTGTCCGGGAATGCTTTTTCCATTTCTTTCTGCAGATATTTCCGGATATTCGATAGTCTGAGACGATGCCGATGATGTACCTCTATTGCAATTAACATTTTTTTATCGGTGTTTACTGCATGTATGGAGGTGATTGTATCATGTTTGCGAAGCATCTCTTTTGCCTGATTGGAGGCATGCTGATCAATATTATGGTTGCTGGTAATGTAAGAAAGGTTTATTCCGTCTTCCTGAGTCGCTGAATTATCCACTGTTGAACAGCTTGTTAGAAATAGGATTAATCCAATAATTGTTATAAGTCGATAGCCACTCATGCTTTTCCCCCTGATTTGAAGGAGGCTGGCGTTCATTGCCAACCTCATGATTATCAGAAAATCTGTAATTGAATCAGCTTTTCCTGGCAGTTAAGAAAAAATAAAATACTTTCTAACTGCATAAGTGCAACTATGGCTGTCACCTAAAGGCTTGGTGACAACCATGTGTTCTAAGCTTAAGCATTTACTAATGTAGTAAATAAACTTTTTCCTTTTTTATCCGCAAGTTAAAAGCCTTTATACTGTGGTTCCTCTGATTCCATTTGTTTAATACGCGGTTCAACACTTTGCAGAACGCTCTGCGTTTGTTGTGCAGCGTTTTCATACATTTGCTTTGCTGCTTTATTTTCTGTTTGCAAGGCGAATTGCTCAAAACTTGCCTGTGCACTTTTTAAACCTGCAAGCGTCTGTTTTACCTGACTTGAT is a window of Virgibacillus ihumii DNA encoding:
- a CDS encoding cory-CC-star protein gives rise to the protein MLDKMKKLIEFYEEVISMPHRTEIARELRDEDDLFLLLLYSEMIGIPNPVYYYTLELYPYMIERFHDWHLRMGMEKSPMSGIRCC
- a CDS encoding DUF421 domain-containing protein; its protein translation is MSFVVLAMELITGFVLLFILVKIIGKKIIEQITPFTFIAAIVLSELLGNALYDKKIGVEYIIFSMTLWAIMILTVEVFSQKFLLFRKVSEGKPSVLIHNGIINRDQLKKNRMNINQLQSLLRQSETFSIREVAYCYLEANGSISILKKTPKQKVQQEDMQMPPKPVYVPVTLIRDGELLHDELADIGKNLDWLKSELKNQGIDNFGDVFLAEWLEGDGLFAQTIKQVSG
- a CDS encoding DUF1641 domain-containing protein, whose amino-acid sequence is MAEPISNVKKMEIPKEKIQQDNLEEVIEAVSENKEAILKGIDFLNTLNNNGMLDMSHALVKHKEDALENVMNELNKSQYAKVLENIMQLVFLAGELRVDDMKYFAGRLNDGMEAAGNQEQNDKTSYFDLMKALKDPEINRSITMLLAFLKGMGKE
- a CDS encoding DUF1657 domain-containing protein, producing MTVSSQVKQTLAGLKSAQASFEQFALQTENKAAKQMYENAAQQTQSVLQSVEPRIKQMESEEPQYKGF
- the spoVAD gene encoding stage V sporulation protein AD yields the protein MLTGHRTWIFDKKPVILSTGTVAGPFEAEGNIPKDIDLLHDNIWLNQSSFEKANQLMMEEACQYAVKNSPIEKEQVKFFISGDLINQITPTSFAAKTMNLPYFGLFSACATSMESLALSAFIINADGADYILSGCSSHNAATEKQFRYPTEYGGQKPPTAQWTVTGAGCALVAKEGDGPQVTSATIGKVVDMGMSDPFNMGGAMAPAAVDTIETHLRERNVDASYYDAIITGDLGHIGHEVSLDMLQKRDIAVTEENYKDCGLTIYREGQPVLAGGSGAACSAVTVYGHFLNKMKRNELNRILVVATGSLHSPLTVQQKDTIPCIAHAVSIESGSDVQ
- a CDS encoding zinc-binding dehydrogenase, producing MKAFVHEQGELRLKNVDEPFADHGLVTVAIRSAGLNRRDLSIPKRRGSAADVLILGSDGAGVIESVGEGVSEVSAGDEVVINPALRWQENSDAPPEGFSIFDGTFAEKIVLPADQVEKKPEHLSWDEAGILALSALTGFRALFTKGNVKEGDTVFIPGAGSGVATYLIQFAKNAGAKVIVSSRSAKKREQAQELGADIVVDTNSDWQEELKNEIVDLVIESVGRATFNRSLEVLKKGGRMVVFGATTEDTVDLDLRAFFYGQYQLFGSTMGSRQELKAMLDHVNKHQVRPVLDRTFTLDEAQQAMDYLGEGKQFGNVALRISE
- a CDS encoding DUF1657 domain-containing protein, which translates into the protein MTVGSQVKACYASIKSAEATLMSLKGKSSDPEAREAFDKARTTMEDVKSDLENQIIYLSQEEPQYKS
- the spoVAC gene encoding stage V sporulation protein AC, yielding MADKKKKNLPPAAQKYQSFQNDRETKRPLLKNCVKAFFVGGFICFIGQIISTLYIYYFNFTEQTVGNPTVATLIFITMFLTGFGVYDRIGQFAGAGSAVPVTGFGNAVISAAIEHRTEGFVLGVGGNMFKLAGSVILFGVFAAFVISLIKLILITWGGL
- a CDS encoding DUF421 domain-containing protein translates to MPGWLEVIIRSLSLLVALFFITKMLGKKQMSQLDIFQYITGIVIGSIVATHATDLNTQFEYAFIALLVWFLVPFGVELLSLKSKRVRDFTQNKGTVFIQNGKIMEDNLKKERFSTDDLLEELRDNNFFRAADVEFAILEPTGKLNVLPKKEHQPVTNKDLGLKPAPEKEPQTVIMDGKALMEPLTNASLNTNWLETELEKLNVSIENVFLGQVDSSGQLTVDLYDDMINVPSPSEKPLLLASMKKCQADLELFSLATENQQVKEMYERNSQRMAETINMIEKYLR
- the spoVAE gene encoding stage V sporulation protein AE; this translates as MIFFWAFVVGGLICVIGQIMFDVFKFNPGLTLSILVVAGAILDALGLYEPLIDFAGAGATVPITNFGNSLVHGAIAEAEKHDLVGIITGMFEITSAGISSAIIFGMVAAIIFRPKG
- a CDS encoding ArsA family ATPase, with protein sequence MEVLNKKIIFVGGKGGVGKSTSAAAIAWNAARSGEKTLLISTDPAHNLGDIFSRPIGGNTTNIAENLSAIEIDPEIETENYIKGVKENLNGLVQSSMVEEVHRQLDTAKASPGADEAALFDKLISIILEESEHYDKLVFDTAPTGHTIRLLSLPELMGVWIEGMLQKRQKTNENYTQLLNDGEPIEDPIYDVLKERQERFSEAREYLLNGSKTGFVFVMNPERLPILETEKAIELLDKYHLHVKTLIINKVLPDDADGEFIMQRKAYETQYMDLIEKTFTKQELIYVPFFSYDITSKQQLEKFSGYFSAKN
- a CDS encoding carbon starvation CstA family protein, with protein sequence MNGVLVAIIGLVVFALGYRYYSKFVAEKIFRLDPDYVTPAHKYKDGVDFVPTNKFVLWGHHFSSVAGAAPIVGPAIAVYWGWLPALLWVLLGTVFAAGVHDFGTLVLSVRNKGQSVGTLANRLIGQRAKVLFLFIILILVLMVNAVFAWVIANLFISFPASVLSIFIQIPLAVWIGYAVYKRQKKMLVPSIIALFVMYFTAVIAAKVEWLQIDLVRYMGGEDGTGLFGLGAVSTAFLIWIIILMVYVYIASTLPVWKLLQPRDFINSHQLSVGLLMLYLGLLFTNPDITAPLTHTDTEVSWFPLLFITIACGAISGFHGLVSSGTSSKQLNKETDARLVGYFGAVGEGSLALVSILAVVTFFPSADEFLNTYSSFTAASSAGLNVFVEAAGQLATGLFIPADVARTIVSVIVISFAATSLDTSVRLMRYIISELGIEYKAPALTKKHVATSIAVVTSAMLVLIPEGPKGFGSGGYLLWPLFGTSNQLLAAISLLLITIWLKKQGRNYMITLIPMVFVMIVTLWAMFQQVILQWSWFGTESNTLLFVLGAIIFVFAVWIILTAFQTLASSKDNPIDKGQ